ATCACTAAATAACTGGCTTTCTATATGATTACTCCCGTTCATCTCAATACTTTTATTTACTAATTTGAACCCCTTCGGCAACCAAGTTGGTTGCCAACTTAGTTTAATTTTTTGATTTTGAGCATTATCTTCGCTTAATAAAGGAGGAAAGGTCACGCTGTCTAAATAGTGAGATAATTTTTCTAACCCATCACCCACATACATATTCACCACACGGAATTGATCTAATAAATTCCCTTCGCGATCTAACATATCGCTACGCAACAATAATTTGCTGTTTTCATCAATAAATACTAAATATTGATAACGAAAATCATCTTTTGGCAAAATACGAATAGTTTGTACCACATGATCAGCGACACGATTGCGCCCGATATTGACAAAATCGTAGTTTTCCGCCAAGGTGTCCAAATTTATCCGCATAATAGTTGGAAGGCTATCCACAATATGGGAACTATTGATCGAAAATGACGGATAATTTGGTTGAAAATAACTTACTAAACCATCACGCTGTACAATTTCTTGTGGTACACCGTCTAAAGTGATTAATTGAGCATAGGTTTTACCATTGATATGCAAATGACGATAGCGCAAGGATTCCATATTCACCGGCGTAGTTTGAACAAAAGCAATTTCATAGTTTAATTGATTGGTCGCTTGGTTCATCTGCGCCAATAAGGCTTTAGGCTCAAAATTGTCTGCTGCAAAAGAAAACCCACAAACACCAAAGAACAAAGAAAGTGCGGTCAATTTTTGTAAAGCTTTTAACATCATAAACATAACCTATTGTATCTAAAACAAATTCACCACCAAAATGGTGGTGAATTGCCAAACCGATACAGCATTATTTTCCGTGTCTATTCAAACTCAAATCATCTGCATAAACACGACGCTGTAATTCATAATTTTGCAACATGGAACTAATCTGTCTATTTTTTTGCTCAATTTGGTCGGCAGTCACCACATCACGCGCCGGTGCATTGTAACTTACCTCTTGCACGGAATTATTAAACGGTAAGGTTTGTAAGACTGGATTATCCGGTGCGCTACTCACATTATCCGCTACATTGAAACTTTGCACGCCAAATACCGCGACCAAACACACAGATGCCGCTACCGCAACTTGCACCATTGACGCCCAAAGCGATTTGAACTTTTGCATAAACGGTAGTTTTTCGACTTCAGCTGGCGTCGGTTGAGAAATCATTGGTTTTGCTACCACTGTTTTTTCTTGTGCAATCAGCATTTCCATCTTCGCAGTAAAATCTGTCCCTAACAGAACATCACTTTCTTGACGCATTACCGCACGAATGGCATGAAAATTTGCCCAAGATTGTTGTAACGCTTCATCTTGACAAAGTTTTTCTGTCAATTCGTTACTTACGTTTTCACCGTCAATGTATGCTGAAAGTAACTCTTTTTGCATCTTAAACTCCAAGTTTGTTTGCCTTAGCGACATCAGTTTATTAGCGCTGTAACAAAGGTGTTATTTTTGTCTCAATAATTTCCCTTGCTCTAAAGATTCTCGAACGTACCGTTCCCACTGGGCAATCCATAATGTCAGCGATCTCTTCGTAGCTCAACCCTTCGATTTCACGTAAGGTAATGGCTGTTCTTAAATCTTCTTGTAAACCGTTAATGGTATCAAATACGATCTTCTTTAGCTCACTGGATAACATTTCATGTTCGGGTGTATCCACATCCCGTAAATTTGCACCAACATCATAGGTTTCCGCCTCTTCTGCCAAAATATCTTCATTCGGCGGACGGCGCCCTTGTGCGGTCAGATAATTCTTTGCAGTATTGACTGCAATTCGATAAAGCCACGTGTAGAAAGCACTATCACCACGAAAAGAATCGATCGAGCGGTATGCTTTTATAAACGACTCTTGTACAACATCAGGAATATCATTTTGTGAAACGTAACGAGTCAACAACCCAGCCACTTTATTTTGATAACGCGATACCAATAGATTGAACGCTTTCTTATCTCCCTGCTGTACTCTTTCTACCAAAGCTTGATCCGTTAGCTGCTCAGCCATATAACCTCTTATCACCTCTAACAAGCCTTAATATAAAGACAGCAAGCTCTTGCCTATAGTTAGACGGGACGAAATTCAAAAAGTTCAACGTTTTAAGAAAAATTGATCAATTTTGTAAATTTAATTTTTCTTGTATATAAGTCACCATTTCTCGTAATTCAAGATCGGATGCCGGTTTTCGATTAAAAAACCACGAAAATAACTGTAAATCCGAGCAAGCCAACAAACGTAAAAACACGTCTTTTTTCTCATCTGGCAACGCGTCAAAATGCACCTGAAAAAAAGGCATAATTACCTTATCCAACTCCAACATTCCCCGACGACAATCCCATTCAATGCGAAATTTATTGTATTTTTCCATAATTTCCATACTTTGTTACCCAGCTAGATTAAACCCAATCTCAGGTTTAAAAAAATAACATCAATCCCCAGACCACCACCACAATGCCCAACGCAATAAACACTGCT
This sequence is a window from [Pasteurella] mairii. Protein-coding genes within it:
- the rseB gene encoding sigma-E factor regulatory protein RseB produces the protein MMLKALQKLTALSLFFGVCGFSFAADNFEPKALLAQMNQATNQLNYEIAFVQTTPVNMESLRYRHLHINGKTYAQLITLDGVPQEIVQRDGLVSYFQPNYPSFSINSSHIVDSLPTIMRINLDTLAENYDFVNIGRNRVADHVVQTIRILPKDDFRYQYLVFIDENSKLLLRSDMLDREGNLLDQFRVVNMYVGDGLEKLSHYLDSVTFPPLLSEDNAQNQKIKLSWQPTWLPKGFKLVNKSIEMNGSNHIESQLFSDGLFYFTVYVSESIIPDEPENAWRQGPTTIYSESKNNKAVTFIGQLPISTAKRIVQDIQFKP
- the rseA gene encoding sigma-E factor negative regulatory protein, coding for MQKELLSAYIDGENVSNELTEKLCQDEALQQSWANFHAIRAVMRQESDVLLGTDFTAKMEMLIAQEKTVVAKPMISQPTPAEVEKLPFMQKFKSLWASMVQVAVAASVCLVAVFGVQSFNVADNVSSAPDNPVLQTLPFNNSVQEVSYNAPARDVVTADQIEQKNRQISSMLQNYELQRRVYADDLSLNRHGK
- the rpoE gene encoding RNA polymerase sigma-E factor, yielding MAEQLTDQALVERVQQGDKKAFNLLVSRYQNKVAGLLTRYVSQNDIPDVVQESFIKAYRSIDSFRGDSAFYTWLYRIAVNTAKNYLTAQGRRPPNEDILAEEAETYDVGANLRDVDTPEHEMLSSELKKIVFDTINGLQEDLRTAITLREIEGLSYEEIADIMDCPVGTVRSRIFRAREIIETKITPLLQR
- the ygfY gene encoding TPR repeat protein, which produces MEIMEKYNKFRIEWDCRRGMLELDKVIMPFFQVHFDALPDEKKDVFLRLLACSDLQLFSWFFNRKPASDLELREMVTYIQEKLNLQN